In Carassius gibelio isolate Cgi1373 ecotype wild population from Czech Republic chromosome B17, carGib1.2-hapl.c, whole genome shotgun sequence, a single window of DNA contains:
- the LOC127975958 gene encoding AP-3 complex subunit beta-2-like, whose protein sequence is MAYSTGPSDVLELVLMEFCDPLQIPDWSKCTSRKDSKEKKVEKPFYSDSDGESGPTESADSESDSGSGSESASASDESGSGSESGEETESEEEDEEEEKKKKRKKHLDKTKAKKPVEESTESEQSSGSEERKRGRKAVKNQKSASESESESESSESGDESEDESEEESESDTDIRKKKTPVSKQPPKQSKKESKKETQEMSLLDLDDFEPAPASAPVTPVNFMSSSLVSDLEGLSLTDTILAPTVSFGPKYNCKCAINTAEILS, encoded by the exons ATGGCCTACAGCACTG GCCCTTCGGATGTACTTGAGCTTGTTTTGATGGAGTTTTGCGATCCTTTGCAGATTCCAGATTGGAGCAAATGCACAAGCCGGAAGGATAGTAAGGAGAAGAAAGTAGAGAAACCATTCTACTCCGACTCAGACGGAGAATCTGGTCCAACCGAATCAGCAGACAGCG AATCAGATTCAGGCAGCGGTTCAGAAAGTGCTAGCGCCAGTGATGAAAGTGGCTCTGGTTCAGAGAGTGGAGAAGAGACTGAGTctgaagaggaagatgaggaggaggaaaagaaaaagaaaagaaagaagcatctGGACAAAACCAAAGCAAAGAAACCAGTAGAGGAGAGCACAGAGAG CGAGCAGAGCAGTGGCTCCGAGGAGAGAAAACGAGGCAGGAAGGCTGTGAAGAATCAGAAAAGTGCCTCAGAATCAGAGAGCGAATCAGAAAGCAGCGAATCAGGGGACGAGTCGGAGGATGAGTCAGAGGAGGAGTCTGAGTCCGACACTGACATCAGGAAGAAGAAG ACGCCTGTATCAAAACAACCTCCCAAACAATCCAAAAAAGAGAGCAAGAAGGAGACGCAGGAAATGTCTTTGCTGGATCTGGATGACT TTGAACCAGCTCCAGCATCGGCTCCAGTGACTCCGGTTAACTTCATGTCCAGTAGTCTGGTGTCTGATCTGGAGGGTTTGTCACTGACTGACACTATTCTAGCACCTACAGTGAGTTTTGGGCCAAAGTACAATTGTAAATGTGCAATAAATACAGCAGAAATATTGTCATAA